The genomic interval ataaatgggttaacgtgaGATAGCGGTGTCTGTTAGAGATAAATACagatttgttcttcataaaatcctgtGTCGGCGTTGTTGATAAgcatcgcatcatcaagacgattcTTATGCGCAgtcacaaaattaaaaagagaacaCGAAtggaaacgagagcgccgatggcgttaaaagcataggtgcaagatacagggaagaatggcgtcacgtggtataatgtagttcgatatcgccatccgcgaatttctcaaatcaataatttcaaacaattaccgactatttaaatagataatctttccatttacatcagtgtttgaaacgcttatgaaaaataattacccaagcctttcaaaatttaagtacggacagatctgtatcgaactattcttttcacaaatgaaaatagacgctaccctattcgtctgcgtcaagaatttgtcgtaaaacttgtggtaagcgttagatgcagacgtgcacaacagattgagttctgaatacagatttctgaatgcagatttttatagaaactcctcacagcagttacttcccttgcttcgcccggtcagtaacttctagtataagggaggccactgcgtaggagattgagatttatagtgcagatagaattgttttacgaacgaaatttgtttcaggttataagaagattttttgacataaaacggtcttagaaaaattcactaaaaacggtgtcagcaatattcttggaagaaaacgttagaaaaacgtttccaatttttttttgtaagaatgaccatatactaaattaaatagatatttcgtctgatttttgatcaggtaaggcttcataaagggcaaccgatatatgtggattttcgaaatgtggtatataccataagcataggtgcgtaaacgcacctatgctaaaaacaacaacatgcactAGATCTTCGCTCATAGGGATAACTTCTCTGTACACAACCATAACGTTAGCTCCAAGTGCGATTTACCTGACCCGTTATTACtttatttgttgaataaaaataaactaGGGTAAGAATATGATTATAGGCAAAAAGAAATGAGAACATGAAATGTTTACATGTCATATCATAGAAACAAATTCCTTATTCTTCCAAATGTGTTCTTCTTTTGTCTTTTCAGAGGATCTGACCCCATGAATAAGAATACTATACCAAAGTATAGTCGCTTCTATTGACTAACACGTACAGAACAGAGGAACATTCTTAAATATTGGAGCATTGTGTCAAAGGCAACACGTGTCTGACTTAAAACTATAGAGAACCTATTCTTCAGAGAGATACtgaattgtttttatattgtctGTTTACTATAACACTAGTCCCCGGCGCATTCTGTATTTCTGATTCACTTaaaagagtgtgttatatctggtaaaaagtgtcgagtaatctggaatagaagtgccattgtcattgaaatgatcggtaaaagaagtgtccatgaaaatttgacatccgactcttaaaacctTTGAATATCCTCAAAAACGTTAGCTAACTAAAATGTTACATGGTgtcatattaaagggatcttttcacgctttggtaaattgacaaaattgaaaaaagttgtttcagattcgcaaattttcgttttagttatgatatttgtgaggaaacagtaatactgaacatttaccatggtctaatataaccataatatgcatcttttgacgattttaaaacataaaaattataaagcgttgcaacgcgaaacgattgaataatttggagagttctgtttttgtcgttaaattttgtgaaactacgaagattgcttatataaggtataaaatacgtcaagtatatgtactcggcggaatagctcagtaggctaaggcgtttttacttcaggactatggcaggactccaggggtcactggttcgaaacctggaccgggcaaagttcttttccttttttaaattttattcttgattttttactggagctgttacgatccaatgtttacatttatcgatataaagcatttaatgaataagttaaaaaatgccaaaatctgtgaaaaggcccctttaatggacatattgatcttttattttgaataataagcGCGTtatgatttatttcaaaatattttaattttgttaaattgtttaaatgtgcACTGATCAATCAATTAATGCTGTTTATCGATGGAATTGTATCGTGATATATATATCATCCACCGTTCTTTCGGGATATTttttcgcaatacgaagtgctataccattcaTCGGCCGAGCAATGTTCTGTGTATGAAAACCAAATAACAGAACATGCATTCCacaaaagctgaagaactcaactctcgcgcttGGAATTTGTTGTTCTCTTTTATCGAAGTATCGTCATACTCATTATGTATATGCACCTATTAAAGATTTGTAGGGTTAATAAAAACAGTATTATAAATAACACCGCATTCATAATCTAGAATAAATCATATATCGACATCAGATCTTAAGGAATCCATCAATACAATGCAATCACAAATCAAAGTCTTAAAATAAGGCAACAAATAGTTATCTCTTTAGTATTAGCGTCAGCtttaatatcatcaaaaagatataCCATACTTTTCCTCGCAATGCTGAGCTGCGTTAAACGCTGCGCTAAACGTGTCTGGACATGTATTATGTATTTAAACCTATTGTTGTATATGAACATTACCTTGATCATATTTCTAAACCCCTGAGGGCATACATTACTAAATTACGATTGTCAgttcttccacttagaatacaGAATGGTAGATATGCTACTCAAAACACCCATAGAAACGAACGGCATTGTCTATTATGTAACGAATCAGATTTAGAAGATGAGTTCCACTATGTATGTAAATGTACTAAATATATCACTATCAGAAAGAAATttataaaaccattttactacaataaaccatctgtatataaattccacctaTTACTAAATGGTAATAACACAAATGAGCTATTAATGTTCGCAAAGTATGTTAAATATGCGTTAAAAGcaagaaatacatttttgaacaCTACTTTGTAGTATACAAAGGGTTTTCCCCCTAAACACTGTAATACTGTACGAATACTTGTTATATCTGATCTTGTtaggcatttaattaaatgttataccTTTTCATTAAgtgatgtttaaatatataatatatgtagttTTTTTATGTATTGTAAATCTTTATCTAAACATAacacaatgttaaacaaaatgttaaaaatcgTGACATCATGCATGTatatgttattgatgtatttagacgatgtactttGTACAAGTCTCAATCaagtgtcttgtcttgtcttgctAAACGCTGCGCTCAACGCTGCGCTATACGCTACGCTATATGCTATGATATACGCTACGCGTTATGCTAGATTTAACGCTACGCTATATGCTACACTACACCGCACTTCACAACACCACGCCACATCGCACCACGCCTTGCAACGCCACGCCACGCTACGATACGCTAAAATTCACCACGCCAAGCCATGACACTCAACGCTTCACTACAACGCACAACGCCACGCCTATTATCGCCACAAAACAATACGCCACGCTTTTCTACATTTCGCTACTCTACAATACAAAACGCAACGCTACAATACACCACAGCAAACCACACCACGACCAACTACGCCATACTGCACTACAAAACACCACACCACGAAACGCTACATTATGCAATACTACACTTCAATACATCACACCATGCCACGCCTTGCAACGTTTCAATTTAATATATCACACCACGCCTTGTCACACCACGCTATCCCACGCCACGCATACATTCAATACACCACGCCACTTCTCGTTACACTACAATACACCTCAACAAGACATGCTACACTGCAATACACAACAACACGCAAGGCTACACAACGCTAATATACATCACGCCACGCCAAGTTACGCTGCATTACACTACactatacaagggatacaactcgACTTCGCAGTAGCAGACACAGGTTCTCAGCTGTAAAATGTACTAATGAGGTCAGCGATTTGCATTTGTTTATATGTATTGATCTCTCAAAGAGACGTAAAACAGTATTTTATTGCGATAATAGTTTGCAGAAATGCACAACGAGTAAGCAAATTACACGAAAGTCTTTACTGATTCGTTTACTTTTCACATGTAAgtcattttcctttttttaaatggaGTGTTTGATTGGCTACGTCGAATGGTCCACGGCTTCATTATGTTATGCTCACAAACATGGACCGCTGCCAGTGAATGCAATCACACCAATTCtgttatttcaaatataatcAACTTGTCATTTGAACGTTTTAAgggttttttttcaattaaattaaaaaaacacataaagtattgcctttttattttaaattcgtGTGGTGATTGCAATATAATGGTAATTGTTGCCGCTATACCGTGTTTCGTTTCGCATTTTTTCATgtgcaataataaaacaggggagaAAATGTGTAAgtagttatttaaaaatatttaataaaacgtgGACGTGTTTTGGATCGTCGACACGTTATATTCGATTTCCTTACAGTATTGATGGTTAGGCCAAATGTTGCGAACCGTATATCAAATGGGATGATTCTTTAGGTATTTGACAACAAGAAGCCTTtaacaaatgatattttaaatctGTGGAGTAAGATTACAGTTTTGCATAACTAAAATAGTACACTGTGCTACTTCATATTAACGTGGTTATATTCGTATACACGAATTAAAAATTTCAGCCGTGGGCTATCTGATTTCAAACTATGACCAACActcattattttcttaattataatTCAGTTTGAACCTCTCTGTCGggtttataataaataatgttattttatttatttgatgaaCAGTTAGTTACAACAGGCGCAGCGCCGGGGAATGTGTGGGTTAAGGATAGACATACCTCTTGCGAGTTCACGCGGGGCAACTTATTTGATTATATATTAACACATTAAAACGGTTGCGTGTGTTGTCATGCTCACTGCATATGTACGCTGTACGAACACTGCTATtaacacccccggaaacccgacatgctgtgagaagttggaaaTGCTAGGAGATGGAgccgatatatttcaaagaatttcggtagggtaagtaaatccagttctataattgtttaaaggcatttttgaaataaaatatattttgttgcatgctaaggaggtattaccatgtatgttagaaaaatgctggttattaatattctggatttattgaaatatggctatttaaagtcgacgatgcagagatttgtcccatatttagcactttattcacaaatttctttaaaggtatgccagtgatcggctacatctcctagcatgtccaacttctcacagcatgtcgAGTTTCCGGGGGTGATTAAGATCAGATAACTTTCGTTGCGCTTGACTTAAGTGAACATTTAGTTCATTTAGGCGCTTTAAAAATATCAGAACACTAATTAACTTATTAaactgtaatatttggaatagtgtAAAATGGTAATTATAACAAGGAAAGAAAAAGGCGTTTAGTGGAAATACTCTAAACTTTAATATTTCAacgttttcaaaaataaaatgcacCAAAATGTTCCAAAACATTAAAGGATACAGACAATAATAACAAAAGCATGGATGAAATCGCTAAAGCGCCTTAAAACCTATATAAACTTAACTTAAACTAGCAATGTCCCGTAAGTATCAACCGTATATACACGTATCTTAACTTACATTTTAATGTCTCCTTACAGCCGAACACGAGTTTGGAGACTGTGAGTTGGTATGGAGCCGTAGACGTCTGCCCCGCCACAACACCATGATTGGGCGCCATATTGTCACAGGCCCCGACGGGCGCTCCAGACGGATATCCATTGACGCTTCTTCCGGTTAATGTCACGAGAAAGGCCATGACCACCGCGAGACTTCGAATTAAGAACATTGCGGAGAGGTAGCTTCTTAAAAAAATGGTTTATTGCACATTTAAACTATGGTAGTCAATATATAAAtctaattcaacacatataatagagaatttattgtttacatCCGTGTAAGTAGAATGTAAATGCCCCCAACGATCTGCATTTTCGAATTTAAACTTGTATATTATGACTTAAGACTGAAAATTCAATGTAAGACAACAAATTCGATACAGTTCGGTCAATTAAGATTTTaagataaaaattaataatgcaACCGCAAATAAACACATTAAACCGGTTTTGTATGCTTATTATGTCTAATGTGTAGATAAACTCGTAACAAATAATAGCTCTGTATTAAGTGTTAAAGTAGGTAAAGGGTATATTGGTTAAATTAGCACTGAATGTTTACATTATCTATCCGTTAATTAGATAATTAAAAGCATACACCAACGCGGTAATTCACTATAAATATATATctgcaattaaaaacaaaacgttaAATACCTGTAATAGGTAAATATCTGTGTCACAGTAAAATAAGACCGTCGGGCGTTATATATGGTGAATACTAGGAAACTGTTAACCCGATATGCAGGTATGAAGTAAACCACAAACCGGACCCGACTCTTGTATAGCgaaactgttttatttaaagcagCAGTGAAGTAAACGAGAGAAACAATTGTTAACTGTAGATAAAGCTCTTACTCCGTATAATCATCTTTATCGTCATCGTCAACATGATAATTTGTATTGTCTATAATTATActtgttaatatttataaaaaaaaataatcttacaaacaaatgtgtttatttatttgttttgcagCCGTGAATACATCAAGCTGTTATGATGCCAGGTAGGCAAATCGTTCAAAACAACGAACTCCATGTTACGCAAATGGTTCAAATCTACACATATTAATGTTGTTCATCATCACCAACGTAATCAtcaacttcatcatcatcatcattatcataataatcattatcatcattacaaCCACCtccattattatcatcatcatcatcatcatcctcctcctcctcctcatcatcatcaatcattattatcatcatcatcaccatcaacatgatcattatcatcatcatcaacaccagtATAGCATCAACAATTTTTTTCTTCGTATCTTAGAATCAGATAAAGAGGTTATTTTTATTTGacacatataaaaaacaattcaGTCTCACAGAACCATGCTGTTACGAAAAGCAGTACTGTGTTCAAGTAATGATCACTTAGGGTCCAAATTTCATGGACATACATGTTAAACGGAATCAGAAGGAAATGTAATCTAATAAATGCAATTATGTTATATGAAACGAAACGCAGtatgattaaaaaatattttaatagaatGTTCGTACGACAGATACATATGAATATGTATGTGTACATATCATCCATGAATGACTCAATAATGCCTTATGCAATTGTACATATTAAAGTTCATTTAAGCAGACACAAATAAACCATTCAACAACAAATTACATCAAAAAAAGGTCAAAATATGAAACCAGTTCAGAAAAAAAACTGCcaaacatcaaaataaacatcggactattttaataaaagtggacataaacaagagatgtgtttgtcagaaacacaatgccccctaatgctccgctttgaaacaatatatttgacctttgaccttgaaggatgaccttgacctctcaccactcaaaatgtgcagctctatgagatacacatgcatgccaaatatcaagttgctatcttcaataatgcaaaagttatgaccaaggttaaagttttgggacagaatgacatagtgacagaatgacagacagacaggccaaaaacagtaCACCCCCGATCATTAgatccgggggcattaaaacCAAGGTATAATATTCCGAAACAATTTGagaatgacaaaaaaacaacgaATAACCTCTTAAAACTTACGTATGTGGCAGCATCATACACACGATTTTTCACAGGTTGTTTGGAAAATATGATGTGTAAAATTATGACTTCACGTAtcatatataagaaaaaaaatagtttcaatatttgtattgaaGGGCCTGTAAATTGCCCAAAGGCAAACTGTATGGCATCTTGCCCTAACGACGTAGCAATCGACAGCGGTCGTTTATAAGACGTAGGCGAGGAGGACACCGACGGACGCCATGAAGGTGAGTGTCGCACGTGCAGCACTCGAGCACGGGGAGACCTGCGCATGGACGGCCTTCACCCAGTAGATAGATGTCGTCTGAATCACTGTGCAGCTGTGGACATAGGAAATAAGAACACGCTGGATGAACAGAAATCGGCTGAATTTGACAAAGTTCGTTTTCTGACCGCCACCTAATATAAGGATCACAAAACATATTTCATGATGCATATCTTTGGTAGTTCTGTTAtatttgtcaattaaaataaacatttaaaatataaacacgaACTGGTAATATTTCGTTGAATTgagattttaaatattttaattaatttctttagcttcagtgaatcaaatttgCATGCACGTTTTGCATATATGCTTCTTACGCCAAACGTTACCTTTCTTCATACTGAAGCTATTTAGCGGAACACTGTTTTACGTTTTCATTTACAGTGATCTTGACCCAACTGACCCAAATTGCAATCTCAACACAGGTCAGAATGTTAGCTACATGTACTTGCAAACAACATTACTATCCAATACCACAACCACTTACGCGatagaaacttttttttttcatttaagttaCACTGGTCTTGATAGAACTTTCTCCAAATGCAATTTCAACAAAAGTCTTCATGCAAGCTACCTACTTCAAAAATAACCAGAACATTCCTTTAATTATTGAGAGGATAAAcgtattctttttttaatgaaagtgACCTTAACCACAATGACCCAGCACGCAATTCCGCTTCTTTAACACAAATGATTGCATGAATGTTCCATATACACAAGGTaaataattctgctaaattgcagaaACGAGACATGGATCTTGATTTTGTACCTtatattataattcttaaaaaatgtgtgagttaaaaataaatatctgtagTCGTTATGGAGTAATGTACGCGGTGAACGCAAACCTTAAGCTGTAAGCATGAGAACCTGACATGGTGACGCTGCAAGTTTTACTTTCAGCGCAGATGCAGACGCCGATATTTGAACGAAAATGATAGCTCGGactatttgagccgcgttctgagaaaactgtgcataatgcatgtgcgtaaagtgtcgtcccagattagcctgtagagttctaatcagggacgacacttttcgcctaaattggatttttgctaagaagagacttcatttcaacgaaaaatgtcataaagaggaagtgtcggccctgattagcctgtgcggactgcacgggctaatctgggacgacactttacgcacatgcattatgcccagttttatcagaacgcgactcatttcatTAAAAGTCGAGTTAATACAACAAAACATCGCACTGGACGTTTGTTTAAATGTCAGTTAAAATTAAGAAACCGATACAACAGAAAATGCATTTGATCAAGCAGCTTTAACATCAGTATAAATTTAAATACGTGTAGATTTTTTTCATCCTGTTGAGACAGGTAAAATCAAGTTTAAATGTACTAGTGATATCATTAGGAAGGTCACATAAACTGAAATAAAGACATTTGACGCATGAAAAGACATTCAACACAGCCGAGTCTGTCTTATTTATAGATTTTATTGCATGACTTTTGCCATTTTTCAgttagaatatttgagaaaaaaataaccTAGTATAGATAAAACATAagataatttatatatcaatacGTATTTTACACCAGGATATAACCAGATGTACGAAGTCGTTTGTatataaaagctttatttatgtGGGTAAGATATATGCCTTATGCTTGTTGAGTTGTGGgtaatttgcataaaattgataattcacacatattttataatatatatttatctcggtcgtataattattaattaaagacAAAAATAAGGGGAGAGTACTGCATCAGTACTATATGAAAAATTGagttatttaaacaaatgatttaaaCTTACACACAACATGAAAGAATTTACATACGAATATATGAATACAAAGCTAACATTTGCGCAATTTAAACATCATATTTGAAACATCGAAATAACGCTACTTGTTTGAGCATTTCGGTTTTACTTTAcagtactatatatatatacccgAGAACTAGATGTAGTTAATAACCTTTAATTCGATTAATTTGAATAAGATTTAGTGTAACCAAAttctgttaaataaatataattagacattattattacttttattaatgaaTTTGGGAAATCATGTTGAAAAAGATTGTAGATGATCTCTATCAACACAGTAATTGCTAAATGAGGCCtttataataacatatattatatttctaaCAAATAAAACAGATGGGAAAATCTACTTGTTGCTCACTAATTCATCATTTTAAATACGAAACAATTGGTCACACTGCACATCCTGTTGACGAGTTACTATAAAAAACTTACACAAATCTAAATCGCGTAACGTATCAACATAGTAggtgtttatttaataataaaataaacagataTATGATGTGTATGGTCTACTCACACAATATGAACATTTGAAGTTTCTCTGGAAGGAGTCCACTTGAAATTTGCGGATCCCTTGTCACTGCCCTCTGAATGAGTAATCGATCCCTAAAACCAAAACGTATTGAATTGCAATTGAACAACCATTTGCAAAACCCAACATAAATTTTAACGAGAGTTTTCTGAATTTTTATAGCCATCATAGCGTGTAATATATTGAACGATACTAATCTATACATTTATGACTCAGTAATTCCTTTTAGCTTAGATAGGGACATATTAAATGAACGAAGCTACGTCCATGGTTCAGAGTTGTGGTTAACAGCTGTGAACTTCTTACGTGAATATATTATACGTCTAGAAGGAACACTTCTATAATTGTTGTGTcgaatatatgtgtcttgttctatgAAAGCtggccataatgcatgtgcgtaaagtgtcgtcccagattagcctgtatagtccgcacaggctaatcagggacgacactttccgcctaaacttgattttcggtaaggagggacttccttgaatctaaaaataccattacatcggaaagtgtcttccctgattagcctgtgcggactgcacaggctaatctgggacgacactttacgcacatgaattaagaagcccagttttctcataacaagacAAAATTAAATCAAGTTTGCATGATAATATGAATGATGCAACATAGAAACTGTTCCCAACTTACCGCGCCACAATTGTTTGTGAACGCGACGGTGGTGTCGTCATCGGCAAGTGTCCCCACGGTCGTGTCGCTGTCCATGGCGGAACGTGCCTGACACAGAAAGCCTCGGAAGTTGGTCCCGCCAGTCCCCGCTAGCGTCACTGTCGACGTCATAGAATTATAGTCATCACATATACCACAAGGAACAGGTCGGTTTTTGTTTTATTACTTACATTTGATTTATATCATTGCACGACTTTTTTTATCCCCACGTtcttcggagaaaaagtgggggtattgtggtgatgtgcgtctgtccgtccgtcctggccacctgctcctcctacactattagcactagaaccttgaaacttacatacatggtacatatgagcatatgtgcgacggtgacagtgacggaattttgatctgacccctgggtcaaaagttatgggggttggggcagggctgggtcagagattttcactcaattttatgttattttacattaacttcttcatttctgctcCGATttgcttcaaattgatactgagcctctcttatagaaatacggtcaatctcaactatgcatggccccaattaccaaccctggggcgccccggccacataggccacgcccacccaaaattgccttttactataatttcttcatttctacaccgattcacttcaaattgatactgaacctctcttatggcaatacggtcaatctcagctatgcattgccccattaccaaccctagggcaccccgcccacataggccacgcccacaaaggccacgccatcccaaaatttccttttactataatttcttcattctacaccgattcacttcaaattgatactgaacctctcttataacaatacggtcaatctcagctatgcatggccccattaccaaccctgtagCGCCCCGCCCAaaaaggccacgcccacccaaaattgccttttactacaatttcttcatttctacaccgattcacttcaaattgattctgaacccctcttatgacaatacagttaatctcaactatgcatggccccataacgaaccctggggcgccccccccccccaacactcacacataggccacgcccacccaaaattgccttttactataatttcttcatttctacaccgattcacttcaaattgatactgaacctcttttatggcaatacggtcaatctcaactaccgGTATGTATGTccccattactaaccctggggcgccccgcccataataggccacacccacccaaaattgtcttttactataatttcttcatttctacaccgattcacttctaattgatgctgaacttctctaatgacaatacggtcaatctcaactatgcatggccccattaccaaccctggggcgcccctgggtcaaacatgcggcgtggggatacgcgtcggcctctgccgcgccatttctagtttaaatatCAAGTGAAGTTTGAATACAATTGTAGAATTGGTCGATATGCACCTTTAGGTTTGATAATCTTATAATCATAACCTACCCTGTCTATACGTCGGTACACACTGACTGTgtcaaatttaatataatgtcCAAATATGTTATATTAACAATTTGATTCACGAATGCGTGTACTTTTATTCAAATTTCAACCAGATGCCAACTGCATATTGATTTTCGTAGCGATGGTTGAGCAGCTGTTCG from Dreissena polymorpha isolate Duluth1 chromosome 1, UMN_Dpol_1.0, whole genome shotgun sequence carries:
- the LOC127866045 gene encoding putative defense protein 1 gives rise to the protein MDIMARVVALMVLTSPVSGYSGGAPASACATMIPGHGGTAHTSVAPFSLTVSSVISGCVINSIAVTLAGTGGTNFRGFLCQARSAMDSDTTVGTLADDDTTVAFTNNCGAGSITHSEGSDKGSANFKWTPSRETSNVHIVCTVIQTTSIYWVKAVHAQVSPCSSAARATLTFMASVGVLLAYVL